The following coding sequences lie in one Gadus morhua chromosome 20, gadMor3.0, whole genome shotgun sequence genomic window:
- the etv5a gene encoding ETS translocation variant 5a isoform X3, protein MFHGPPPAKIKRELTPSKELSPCRQDRSPMPYGEKCLYSYSAYDRKPTPGFKPLTPPSTPVSPCGPTGNTGVHPLSEQASPSHPRIPQGQTQSRQHPGLQVQQPLAANHGAHSQRPHQLHGQSPPFAVPCPPHNQDANSFSPEHRFQRQMSEPCLPFPPSESQQCSQFLPQPATASTSSSSSTNRVARDGRPPYHRQMSEPLVAVPPQGFKQELMDARYAEQGVPSMGPPGPPQGQPQAAFHPMAIKQEPRDFCFDSEVPNCQSSFGRPGFYQINHEGFSFDREPHLYFDDACVVPERLEGKIKQEPLVYRDGPPYQRRGSLQLWQFLVTLLDDPANGHFIAWTGRGMEFKLIEPEEVARRWGIQKNRPAMNYDKLSRSLRYYYEKGIMQKVKVAGERYVYKFVCDPEALFSMAFPDNQRPSLKGDPDSLPGTEDETLPLSHYDENTPYLLDTAEQCTASLPFPDSYGY, encoded by the exons ATGTTTCATGGCCCGCCTCCGGCCAAGATCAAACGAGAGCTGACTCCCTCCAAAGAACTCTCTCCCTGTCGCCAGGACAGGAGTCCCATGCCCTACGGagagaagtgcctttacagctACAG TGCCTACGACAGGAAGCCCACCCCGGGGTTCAAGCCATTAACTCCCCCCTCCACGCCAGTCTCTCCCTGTGGCCCCACCGGCAACACGGGGGTACACCCCCTCAGCGAGCAGGCCTCCCCCTCACACCCACGGATACCCCAGGGTCAGACTCAGTCCAGGCAACATCCCGGCCTGCAGGTGCAGCAGCCCCTCGCGGCGAACCATGGCGCTCACAGCCAGCGGCCGCACCAGCTCCATGGCCAAAGCCCGCCGTTCGCTGTGCCCTGCCCGCCCCACAACCAGGATGCCAACAGCTTCAGCCCCGAGCACAG GTTCCAGAGGCAGATGTCGGAGCCATGCCTCCCGTTCCCCCCGTCAGAGAGCCAGCAGTGCTCCCAGTTCCTGCCCCAGCccgccaccgcctccaccagcagcagcagcagcaccaacagAGTGGCCCGCGACGGGCGGCCCCCTTACCACCGCCAGATGTCGGAGCCCCTGGTCGCCGTGCCTCCCCAGGGCTTCAAGCAAGAACTGATGGACGCGCGGTACGCAGAACAAGGAGTCCCCTCCatgggccccccggggcccccgcaGGGACAGCCTCAGGCGGCCTTCCATCCCATGGCCATCAAACAGGAGCCGCGTGACTTCTGCTTTGATTCTG AAGTGCCTAACTGTCAGTCGTCCTTCGGAAGACCAGGTTTCTACCAAATCAACCATGAAG GCTTCTCCTTCGACAGAGAACCTCACCTTTATTTTGACGATGCCTGCGTTGTACCGGAGAGACTGGAAG GTAAAATAAAGCAGGAACCGTTGGTGTACCGTGACGGGCCACCGTACCAGCGCCGCGGCTCCCTGCAGCTCTGGCAGTTCCTGGTCACCCTGCTCGACGACCCCGCCAACGGCCACTTCATCGCCTGGACGGGCCGCGGCATGGAGTTCAAGCTCATCGAGCCTGAGGAG GTGGCCCGTCGCTGGGGCATCCAGAAGAACAGGCCAGCCATGAACTACGACAAGCTGAGCCGCTCCCTGCGCTACTACTACGAGAAGGGCATCATGCAGAAGGTAAAG GTGGCTGGCGAGAGGTACGTCTACAAGTTTGTGTGCGACCCAGAGGCTCTGTTCTCCATGGCCTTCCCCGACAACCAGAGGCCCAGCCTGAAAGGGGACCCCGACAGCCTGCCCGGCACGGAGGACGAGACGCTGCCGCTCAGCCACTACGACGAGAACACCCCCTATCTGTTGGACACCGCCGAGCAGTGCACAGCCAGCCTGCCTTTCCCGGACAGCTACGGCTACTAA
- the etv5a gene encoding ETS translocation variant 5a isoform X1, producing the protein MDGFYDQQVPLMVPPNHKSHSEEPSYARPFNDRKRKFVDSELALDTEELFQDLCQLQEIWIAEAHVPDDEQFVPDFQSDNLMFHGPPPAKIKRELTPSKELSPCRQDRSPMPYGEKCLYSYSAYDRKPTPGFKPLTPPSTPVSPCGPTGNTGVHPLSEQASPSHPRIPQGQTQSRQHPGLQVQQPLAANHGAHSQRPHQLHGQSPPFAVPCPPHNQDANSFSPEHRFQRQMSEPCLPFPPSESQQCSQFLPQPATASTSSSSSTNRVARDGRPPYHRQMSEPLVAVPPQGFKQELMDARYAEQGVPSMGPPGPPQGQPQAAFHPMAIKQEPRDFCFDSEVPNCQSSFGRPGFYQINHEGFSFDREPHLYFDDACVVPERLEGKIKQEPLVYRDGPPYQRRGSLQLWQFLVTLLDDPANGHFIAWTGRGMEFKLIEPEEVARRWGIQKNRPAMNYDKLSRSLRYYYEKGIMQKVKVAGERYVYKFVCDPEALFSMAFPDNQRPSLKGDPDSLPGTEDETLPLSHYDENTPYLLDTAEQCTASLPFPDSYGY; encoded by the exons ATGGACGGATTCTATGATCAGCAAGTACCATTAATGGTCCCACCCAAC CACAAGTCTCACTCTGAGGAACCGTCTTACGCCAGACCCTTCAATGACAGAAAGAGGAAGTTTGTTGACAGTGAACTCGCCCTGGACACAGAAG AACTCTTCCAAGACCTCTGTCAGTTGCAAGAGATCTGGATTGCGGAAG CACATGTGCCTGATGACGAACAGTTTGTCCCAGATTTCCAGTCAGATAACT TGATGTTTCATGGCCCGCCTCCGGCCAAGATCAAACGAGAGCTGACTCCCTCCAAAGAACTCTCTCCCTGTCGCCAGGACAGGAGTCCCATGCCCTACGGagagaagtgcctttacagctACAG TGCCTACGACAGGAAGCCCACCCCGGGGTTCAAGCCATTAACTCCCCCCTCCACGCCAGTCTCTCCCTGTGGCCCCACCGGCAACACGGGGGTACACCCCCTCAGCGAGCAGGCCTCCCCCTCACACCCACGGATACCCCAGGGTCAGACTCAGTCCAGGCAACATCCCGGCCTGCAGGTGCAGCAGCCCCTCGCGGCGAACCATGGCGCTCACAGCCAGCGGCCGCACCAGCTCCATGGCCAAAGCCCGCCGTTCGCTGTGCCCTGCCCGCCCCACAACCAGGATGCCAACAGCTTCAGCCCCGAGCACAG GTTCCAGAGGCAGATGTCGGAGCCATGCCTCCCGTTCCCCCCGTCAGAGAGCCAGCAGTGCTCCCAGTTCCTGCCCCAGCccgccaccgcctccaccagcagcagcagcagcaccaacagAGTGGCCCGCGACGGGCGGCCCCCTTACCACCGCCAGATGTCGGAGCCCCTGGTCGCCGTGCCTCCCCAGGGCTTCAAGCAAGAACTGATGGACGCGCGGTACGCAGAACAAGGAGTCCCCTCCatgggccccccggggcccccgcaGGGACAGCCTCAGGCGGCCTTCCATCCCATGGCCATCAAACAGGAGCCGCGTGACTTCTGCTTTGATTCTG AAGTGCCTAACTGTCAGTCGTCCTTCGGAAGACCAGGTTTCTACCAAATCAACCATGAAG GCTTCTCCTTCGACAGAGAACCTCACCTTTATTTTGACGATGCCTGCGTTGTACCGGAGAGACTGGAAG GTAAAATAAAGCAGGAACCGTTGGTGTACCGTGACGGGCCACCGTACCAGCGCCGCGGCTCCCTGCAGCTCTGGCAGTTCCTGGTCACCCTGCTCGACGACCCCGCCAACGGCCACTTCATCGCCTGGACGGGCCGCGGCATGGAGTTCAAGCTCATCGAGCCTGAGGAG GTGGCCCGTCGCTGGGGCATCCAGAAGAACAGGCCAGCCATGAACTACGACAAGCTGAGCCGCTCCCTGCGCTACTACTACGAGAAGGGCATCATGCAGAAGGTAAAG GTGGCTGGCGAGAGGTACGTCTACAAGTTTGTGTGCGACCCAGAGGCTCTGTTCTCCATGGCCTTCCCCGACAACCAGAGGCCCAGCCTGAAAGGGGACCCCGACAGCCTGCCCGGCACGGAGGACGAGACGCTGCCGCTCAGCCACTACGACGAGAACACCCCCTATCTGTTGGACACCGCCGAGCAGTGCACAGCCAGCCTGCCTTTCCCGGACAGCTACGGCTACTAA
- the etv5a gene encoding ETS translocation variant 5a isoform X2, producing the protein MDGFYDQQVPLMVPPNHKSHSEEPSYARPFNDRKRKFVDSELALDTEELFQDLCQLQEIWIAEAHVPDDEQFVPDFQSDNLMFHGPPPAKIKRELTPSKELSPCRQDRSPMPYGEKCLYSYSAYDRKPTPGFKPLTPPSTPVSPCGPTGNTGVHPLSEQASPSHPRIPQGQTQSRQHPGLQVQQPLAANHGAHSQRPHQLHGQSPPFAVPCPPHNQDANSFSPEHRFQRQMSEPCLPFPPSESQQCSQFLPQPATASTSSSSSTNRVARDGRPPYHRQMSEPLVAVPPQGFKQELMDARYAEQGVPSMGPPGPPQGQPQAAFHPMAIKQEPRDFCFDSEVPNCQSSFGRPGFYQINHEGFSFDREPHLYFDDACVVPERLEGKIKQEPLVYRDGPPYQRRGSLQLWQFLVTLLDDPANGHFIAWTGRGMEFKLIEPEEVARRWGIQKNRPAMNYDKLSRSLRYYYEKGIMQKVAGERYVYKFVCDPEALFSMAFPDNQRPSLKGDPDSLPGTEDETLPLSHYDENTPYLLDTAEQCTASLPFPDSYGY; encoded by the exons ATGGACGGATTCTATGATCAGCAAGTACCATTAATGGTCCCACCCAAC CACAAGTCTCACTCTGAGGAACCGTCTTACGCCAGACCCTTCAATGACAGAAAGAGGAAGTTTGTTGACAGTGAACTCGCCCTGGACACAGAAG AACTCTTCCAAGACCTCTGTCAGTTGCAAGAGATCTGGATTGCGGAAG CACATGTGCCTGATGACGAACAGTTTGTCCCAGATTTCCAGTCAGATAACT TGATGTTTCATGGCCCGCCTCCGGCCAAGATCAAACGAGAGCTGACTCCCTCCAAAGAACTCTCTCCCTGTCGCCAGGACAGGAGTCCCATGCCCTACGGagagaagtgcctttacagctACAG TGCCTACGACAGGAAGCCCACCCCGGGGTTCAAGCCATTAACTCCCCCCTCCACGCCAGTCTCTCCCTGTGGCCCCACCGGCAACACGGGGGTACACCCCCTCAGCGAGCAGGCCTCCCCCTCACACCCACGGATACCCCAGGGTCAGACTCAGTCCAGGCAACATCCCGGCCTGCAGGTGCAGCAGCCCCTCGCGGCGAACCATGGCGCTCACAGCCAGCGGCCGCACCAGCTCCATGGCCAAAGCCCGCCGTTCGCTGTGCCCTGCCCGCCCCACAACCAGGATGCCAACAGCTTCAGCCCCGAGCACAG GTTCCAGAGGCAGATGTCGGAGCCATGCCTCCCGTTCCCCCCGTCAGAGAGCCAGCAGTGCTCCCAGTTCCTGCCCCAGCccgccaccgcctccaccagcagcagcagcagcaccaacagAGTGGCCCGCGACGGGCGGCCCCCTTACCACCGCCAGATGTCGGAGCCCCTGGTCGCCGTGCCTCCCCAGGGCTTCAAGCAAGAACTGATGGACGCGCGGTACGCAGAACAAGGAGTCCCCTCCatgggccccccggggcccccgcaGGGACAGCCTCAGGCGGCCTTCCATCCCATGGCCATCAAACAGGAGCCGCGTGACTTCTGCTTTGATTCTG AAGTGCCTAACTGTCAGTCGTCCTTCGGAAGACCAGGTTTCTACCAAATCAACCATGAAG GCTTCTCCTTCGACAGAGAACCTCACCTTTATTTTGACGATGCCTGCGTTGTACCGGAGAGACTGGAAG GTAAAATAAAGCAGGAACCGTTGGTGTACCGTGACGGGCCACCGTACCAGCGCCGCGGCTCCCTGCAGCTCTGGCAGTTCCTGGTCACCCTGCTCGACGACCCCGCCAACGGCCACTTCATCGCCTGGACGGGCCGCGGCATGGAGTTCAAGCTCATCGAGCCTGAGGAG GTGGCCCGTCGCTGGGGCATCCAGAAGAACAGGCCAGCCATGAACTACGACAAGCTGAGCCGCTCCCTGCGCTACTACTACGAGAAGGGCATCATGCAGAAG GTGGCTGGCGAGAGGTACGTCTACAAGTTTGTGTGCGACCCAGAGGCTCTGTTCTCCATGGCCTTCCCCGACAACCAGAGGCCCAGCCTGAAAGGGGACCCCGACAGCCTGCCCGGCACGGAGGACGAGACGCTGCCGCTCAGCCACTACGACGAGAACACCCCCTATCTGTTGGACACCGCCGAGCAGTGCACAGCCAGCCTGCCTTTCCCGGACAGCTACGGCTACTAA